From one Nilaparvata lugens isolate BPH chromosome 2, ASM1435652v1, whole genome shotgun sequence genomic stretch:
- the LOC111053263 gene encoding survival motor neuron protein: MKNLFVRNSNEMNNAVTREVDIYNDYTPVDMFERAVSNDKDKIKVKYNTGSQNVRSKNNNMSWKKGDFCRAIYTDGLEYEAEILEISKNKCVIKYFGYGDEQTLYINDLLESHGEEARQEQSKIASNSEEYLNDDMEIAEPLRIGLQAVPPPGQTVYPPQQQQVHPPPGQSFHPPPGQSFYPPPGQSFHPPQQQPFHPPPGDPPSGLPGFLPRYPPPPPPHVLSNCGVDESEAMSEMLMSWYMNGFHTGYYEGLTSWKKSGRK; this comes from the coding sequence gattatactCCAGTGGATATGTTTGAAAGAGCAGTGAGTAATGATAAAGACAAGATTAAGGTTAAGTATAATACCGGTTCTCAAAACGTGCgttcaaaaaacaataatatgagTTGGAAGAAAGGTGATTTTTGTCGTGCTATATACACCGACGGACTTGAATATGAAGCAGAAATACTGGAAATATCAAAAAATAAGTGTGTCATCAAGTACTTTGGTTATGGTGATGAACAAACATTGTACATCAATGATTTATTAGAGTCCCATGGAGAGGAAGCCAGACAAGAACAATCTAAAATTGCCTCCAATAGTGAAGAATATTTAAATGATGACATGGAAATAGCTGAACCCTTGAGGATAGGACTGCAGGCCGTTCCACCACCGGGACAAACGGTTTATCCACCACAGCAACAACAGGTTCATCCACCACCGGGACAATCGTTTCATCCTCCACCGGGACAATCGTTTTATCCACCACCGGGACAATCGTTTCATCCACCACAGCAACAACCGTTTCATCCACCACCGGGTGATCCGCCATCGGGACTACCTGGTTTTCTGCCGCGTTATCCACCACCTCCACCTCCACATGTTTTGAGTAATTGTGGTGTTGATGAATCAGAAGCAATGTCTGAGATGTTGATGTCGTGGTACATGAATGGCTTTCACACAGGCTATTACGAGGGACTAACGAGTTGGAAGAAATCAGGTAGAAAATAA